Proteins from a single region of Pseudopedobacter saltans DSM 12145:
- a CDS encoding glycosyltransferase family 4 protein, with translation MENQKKIAVWGSYLTWDGGIDFLCYLVKGLSVVSETHHLKFYLILPYDNITALKTLTLSLINKVKKGGEIKLGGPNVNDKIRAAFKHYEIPVEIVYYNYLQYDVKIKLKKIGADVVFPVIKRFDSHIPSVSYIPDIQHKHLPHFFTEEEIKFRDQRFSELLKTSKAVIVNAASVKKDIEKFYGNSDNVFNLPFCPPGPFKEWNPAETASLLCKINPPKNYFLISNQFWKHKDHITAFKAFYLLSQKQEFSGVKLFCTGLLKDTRFPEYIEEIQQFISSNNLGNKIILLGYIKKEEQMALMDSATALIQPTLFEGGPGGGAVYNAISIGTRCIVSDIEVNREIENPLVKFFKAQSPEDLAEKMEQILNENYQKQSREILIEQGQTRMKRLGETLVSVFREVNPIF, from the coding sequence TTGGAAAATCAAAAGAAAATTGCTGTTTGGGGATCATATCTTACCTGGGATGGGGGGATAGATTTTTTATGTTATTTAGTAAAAGGCCTTTCCGTTGTTAGTGAAACCCATCATCTCAAGTTTTATCTTATACTCCCTTATGATAACATTACAGCCTTGAAAACATTAACACTTTCACTGATAAATAAAGTAAAAAAAGGTGGAGAAATTAAGTTAGGCGGACCAAATGTGAACGATAAGATAAGAGCAGCATTTAAACATTATGAGATACCAGTAGAGATTGTATACTACAATTATCTACAATATGATGTGAAAATAAAATTAAAAAAAATAGGTGCAGATGTAGTTTTTCCGGTAATTAAGCGATTTGATTCCCATATTCCTTCCGTCTCTTATATTCCCGATATACAGCATAAACATTTACCTCACTTCTTTACAGAAGAAGAAATAAAATTCCGGGACCAACGTTTTTCTGAACTTCTGAAGACAAGTAAAGCAGTTATTGTAAATGCCGCTTCCGTTAAAAAGGATATTGAGAAATTCTACGGAAATAGTGACAACGTTTTCAATTTACCATTTTGCCCTCCAGGCCCTTTTAAAGAATGGAATCCTGCTGAGACAGCATCTCTATTATGTAAAATAAACCCGCCTAAAAACTATTTTTTGATTTCAAATCAATTTTGGAAGCATAAAGATCATATCACTGCGTTTAAAGCTTTTTATCTTTTATCTCAGAAACAAGAATTTTCAGGAGTAAAGCTTTTTTGTACAGGTTTATTGAAAGATACCAGATTCCCAGAGTATATAGAAGAAATCCAGCAATTTATTAGCTCAAATAATTTAGGGAATAAAATAATCTTATTGGGTTATATAAAGAAGGAAGAACAAATGGCACTGATGGACAGTGCTACAGCACTAATACAGCCAACTTTATTTGAAGGTGGCCCAGGTGGAGGAGCCGTTTATAATGCCATTTCCATAGGTACACGGTGTATAGTTTCTGATATTGAAGTAAACAGAGAAATAGAAAATCCACTCGTAAAATTTTTTAAAGCGCAATCTCCAGAAGATTTAGCAGAGAAGATGGAACAGATTTTAAATGAAAATTATCAAAAACAATCAAGAGAGATATTGATTGAGCAAGGACAAACCAGAATGAAAAGGTTAGGTGAAACACTTGTTAGCGTTTTTAGAGAGGTAAATCCAATTTTTTGA
- a CDS encoding glycosyltransferase family 2 protein — translation MSKNSPLLSVITVVYNDEKNIERTIKSVVNQTYPYVEYIVIDGASKDGTINIVNKYRDQITKIVSEPDKGIYDAMNKAMKIATGDYLLFMNSGDEIYRSDTVEKLFSLSPDADIYYGETEMINDNLESLGRRRHQAPENFSWKSFKYGMSICHQAIYVKRTLAEPYNNKSYQLSADIDWILNIAKKSRKIINGHSYVAKYLVGGMSKKKHWQSLKERYLILKKYYGFIPNLFNHIIIAFNLAFYWLKNKRTND, via the coding sequence ATGTCCAAAAATAGTCCTCTACTGTCCGTAATCACGGTGGTTTATAATGACGAAAAAAACATCGAACGTACTATAAAATCCGTTGTCAATCAGACGTATCCGTATGTGGAATATATCGTTATTGATGGCGCCTCAAAAGACGGAACAATCAATATTGTCAATAAATATAGAGATCAAATAACAAAAATAGTATCCGAACCTGATAAAGGAATTTATGATGCTATGAATAAAGCGATGAAAATCGCTACGGGAGATTACCTTTTATTCATGAATTCGGGAGATGAGATCTACAGATCTGATACGGTTGAGAAATTATTTTCATTAAGTCCAGATGCCGACATTTATTACGGTGAAACGGAAATGATAAATGATAACCTGGAAAGTTTGGGCAGACGTAGACACCAGGCACCAGAAAATTTTTCGTGGAAGAGTTTTAAATACGGGATGAGTATTTGCCATCAGGCTATTTATGTAAAGCGGACTTTGGCGGAGCCTTATAATAATAAATCTTATCAGCTAAGTGCGGATATTGATTGGATATTGAATATTGCCAAGAAATCCAGGAAGATTATAAACGGGCACAGCTACGTTGCAAAGTATTTGGTGGGAGGAATGTCAAAGAAGAAACACTGGCAAAGTTTAAAAGAAAGGTATCTAATACTAAAAAAATATTACGGCTTTATTCCAAACTTATTCAATCATATAATAATTGCTTTTAACCTGGCGTTTTATTGGTTGAAAAATAAAAGAACAAATGACTAA
- a CDS encoding DUF4834 family protein, with translation MGGLLKFLLIVISILYLIRVLARIFLPFLFKKAMNKMQEKMNKQYEGNGGGGFQYREYHFGGPNNSQSKPEGKITVDYIPPSQNKNPNLDKGGEFVDFEEVK, from the coding sequence ATGGGCGGATTATTAAAGTTTTTACTGATAGTTATTTCCATTCTTTATCTAATAAGAGTGCTAGCTAGAATCTTCTTGCCTTTCTTGTTCAAAAAGGCTATGAACAAAATGCAGGAAAAAATGAATAAACAATATGAAGGTAACGGAGGCGGAGGATTTCAATATAGAGAATATCATTTTGGAGGACCTAATAATTCGCAATCTAAACCTGAGGGGAAAATAACTGTTGATTATATCCCTCCTTCACAAAATAAAAACCCCAACTTAGACAAAGGTGGCGAGTTTGTAGATTTTGAAGAAGTCAAATAG
- the uvrB gene encoding excinuclease ABC subunit UvrB produces MNFNLSSQYKPTGDQPNAIKQLVEGVNSGDHYQTLLGVTGSGKTFTIANVIEQTQKPTLILSHNKTLAAQLYGEFKQFFPDNAVNYFVSYYDYYQPEAFLPTTNTYIEKDLQINDEIEKLRLRTTSALMSGRRDIIVVSSISCIYGMGNPEDFSNSVFRFGVGTRISRNAFLHRLVEILYSRTTAEFKRGTFRVKGDTVDIYPAYLDFAYRVSFFGDDIEEIAAIDPITGKSIEKTQAITIFPANLFVTPKEKFISVLHEIGEDMEARKKQFESEGRFLEAKRLEERTNYDMEMMRELGYCSGIENYSRYFDGRRPGMRPFCLLDYFPDDYLMVIDESHVTVPQIRAMYGGDRSRKVSLVEYGFRLPAALDNRPLNFQEFENLAPQTIYVSATPGDYELQQTEGVFVEQVIRPTGLLDPIIEVRPIINQVDDLLDEIDKTIKQGDRILVTTLTKRMAEELAKYMDRLNIKVRYIHSEIKTLERVEILRGLRLGEFDVLIGINLLREGLDLPEVSLVAILDADKEGFLRSERSLIQTIGRAARNDRGRVIMYADSITDSMRVTIDETNRRREKQIKYNEEHGIIPKTVGKSREAIIEQTSVVDFKGGIQQAYIDNSEPTIAADPVVQYMTKAQLKKSIDNTKKEMLAASKNLDFLLAAKLRDEMYALEKIMEEKFSS; encoded by the coding sequence ATGAATTTCAACTTATCTTCTCAATACAAACCCACTGGTGATCAACCAAATGCCATTAAACAATTGGTTGAAGGTGTTAACAGTGGCGATCATTATCAAACACTCTTAGGGGTAACTGGCTCTGGAAAAACATTTACCATAGCCAATGTTATTGAGCAAACTCAAAAACCTACTTTAATTCTAAGCCACAATAAAACATTGGCGGCGCAACTTTATGGTGAATTCAAACAGTTTTTCCCTGATAATGCTGTAAATTATTTCGTTTCTTACTACGACTATTATCAGCCGGAAGCTTTTTTACCTACCACGAATACTTATATAGAAAAAGACCTTCAAATTAATGATGAGATAGAAAAGCTTCGCCTAAGGACAACATCTGCGCTAATGTCTGGACGCAGGGATATTATTGTCGTATCTTCTATTTCCTGTATTTATGGTATGGGTAATCCGGAAGATTTTTCAAACTCGGTCTTTAGATTTGGTGTGGGAACAAGAATTAGCAGAAACGCTTTCTTACATAGACTGGTGGAAATTCTATATTCCAGAACTACCGCAGAATTTAAACGAGGAACTTTTAGGGTGAAAGGAGATACTGTAGATATCTATCCGGCTTATCTGGATTTTGCATATCGTGTTTCTTTTTTTGGCGATGATATTGAAGAAATTGCCGCTATAGACCCAATTACGGGAAAGAGTATAGAAAAAACTCAGGCAATAACCATCTTTCCTGCGAACTTGTTCGTTACACCAAAAGAAAAGTTCATCAGTGTGCTGCATGAAATTGGTGAAGATATGGAAGCTCGTAAAAAGCAATTTGAATCCGAAGGCCGATTTCTCGAGGCAAAAAGATTGGAAGAGCGTACCAATTATGACATGGAGATGATGCGTGAATTAGGCTATTGTTCGGGGATTGAAAATTATTCCAGATATTTTGACGGTAGGCGTCCTGGAATGCGTCCCTTCTGTCTTTTAGATTATTTCCCTGACGATTATTTAATGGTAATTGATGAAAGCCACGTCACTGTGCCACAAATTAGAGCAATGTATGGCGGAGACAGATCCAGAAAGGTTTCTTTAGTTGAATATGGATTTAGACTACCTGCAGCATTAGATAATCGGCCATTGAACTTTCAGGAGTTTGAAAATCTGGCTCCTCAAACGATTTATGTTAGTGCAACTCCTGGAGATTATGAACTTCAGCAAACCGAAGGTGTATTTGTAGAACAAGTGATCCGCCCGACGGGACTTTTAGATCCGATCATAGAAGTACGCCCGATAATTAATCAGGTGGATGATTTATTGGATGAAATAGATAAAACAATTAAACAGGGCGATCGGATTTTGGTGACCACACTTACCAAAAGAATGGCAGAAGAACTGGCAAAGTATATGGATCGCTTAAATATCAAAGTCCGATATATCCATTCTGAAATAAAAACGCTGGAACGTGTAGAAATTTTAAGAGGCCTTAGACTTGGGGAATTTGATGTTCTTATAGGTATTAACCTATTGCGGGAGGGTCTGGATTTACCCGAGGTTTCTTTGGTAGCTATTTTAGATGCTGATAAAGAAGGTTTTTTAAGATCTGAGCGCTCTTTAATACAGACTATAGGCCGCGCTGCAAGAAATGACCGTGGCCGGGTAATTATGTATGCGGATTCCATCACCGATTCCATGCGTGTTACCATCGATGAAACAAACCGACGCAGAGAAAAACAAATTAAATACAATGAGGAACACGGTATTATACCAAAAACTGTTGGAAAATCCAGAGAAGCAATAATTGAGCAAACCTCTGTAGTAGATTTTAAAGGAGGTATCCAACAAGCTTATATTGACAATAGTGAACCTACAATTGCTGCAGACCCGGTTGTTCAATACATGACAAAAGCGCAATTGAAAAAATCTATTGATAACACTAAAAAGGAAATGCTTGCAGCTTCTAAAAATCTAGACTTTCTTTTAGCAGCAAAACTAAGGGACGAGATGTATGCTTTGGAAAAAATTATGGAGGAAAAGTTCAGTTCGTAA
- a CDS encoding polysaccharide deacetylase family protein, translating into MSLLIYTNNINPRKAYLFQFFFEEILGVDFECTAEESVFVNSDRPKLNYSERDLGCGLWIKEYGLLQQFQEISEQDIRVVAFDTYKAPFAVGEGDLPFDLFSASFYLLSRYEEYLSKEKDQYGRFHGKQSLAYKSGFLRKPVVDEWAFQLLNLLKKKYPLLENKKRSFRFQPTLDIDMPYYLRSEGLIRRLLKSVKLLLKGNLKFIYRDPFNVYADVKEWDEKYRIQTLYFLLMGNKHQLDNPTHLNKQPFIKLISQLDPESIGLHPSFQSNSDISELEKEKQILESLVGEKITRSRQHYLMLTLPASYRNLLDNGIKEDYTMAFADEAGFRAGTCSPFFWYDLSREKITDLKVYPTAVMDQTLKRYQKFSVEDAKRGIFSLIDSVKNVNGTFISLWHNESIGDFGQWKDWKIVYIELLEYASTLD; encoded by the coding sequence ATGAGTCTTTTAATCTATACCAATAATATTAATCCTAGAAAAGCTTACCTGTTTCAATTTTTTTTTGAAGAGATATTAGGCGTTGATTTTGAGTGTACTGCGGAAGAGTCAGTATTTGTTAATAGTGACCGACCCAAATTGAATTATAGTGAGAGAGATTTGGGATGCGGCTTATGGATTAAAGAGTATGGATTGTTACAACAGTTTCAGGAAATTAGTGAACAAGATATTCGTGTAGTAGCGTTTGATACCTATAAGGCTCCGTTTGCAGTTGGTGAAGGAGACCTTCCTTTCGATCTTTTCTCAGCCTCCTTTTATTTGTTAAGCCGTTATGAAGAATATCTTTCTAAGGAAAAGGATCAATACGGAAGGTTTCACGGGAAACAATCTTTAGCCTATAAATCTGGTTTTCTTAGAAAGCCTGTTGTAGATGAATGGGCTTTTCAGTTACTGAATCTATTGAAGAAAAAGTATCCTTTATTAGAAAATAAAAAGCGAAGCTTTAGGTTTCAACCAACGCTGGATATCGATATGCCGTATTATTTGCGTTCAGAGGGTTTGATAAGACGATTGTTAAAATCTGTAAAACTGTTGTTGAAGGGGAATCTGAAATTTATTTACCGCGATCCGTTTAATGTGTATGCAGATGTGAAAGAATGGGACGAAAAATACAGAATCCAAACACTGTATTTTTTATTGATGGGTAATAAGCATCAATTAGATAATCCAACACATCTTAATAAACAACCTTTTATAAAACTAATCTCTCAGCTGGATCCGGAAAGTATTGGCTTACATCCATCCTTTCAATCTAATTCAGACATTTCTGAATTAGAAAAGGAAAAACAAATATTGGAGTCGTTAGTGGGGGAGAAAATCACGAGATCCAGACAGCATTATCTGATGCTGACTTTGCCCGCAAGCTATAGAAATCTCCTTGATAACGGTATAAAAGAAGATTATACAATGGCTTTCGCAGATGAGGCCGGTTTTAGAGCTGGAACATGTAGCCCATTTTTTTGGTATGATTTAAGCAGAGAAAAAATTACAGATTTGAAAGTCTACCCAACAGCTGTTATGGACCAAACGCTAAAAAGGTACCAGAAGTTTAGTGTTGAGGACGCAAAAAGAGGAATTTTTAGCCTGATTGACAGCGTAAAGAATGTGAACGGAACGTTTATTAGTTTATGGCATAACGAGTCGATAGGAGATTTTGGGCAATGGAAAGACTGGAAAATTGTGTATATTGAGCTGTTGGAGTATGCAAGCACTCTGGATTAA
- the upp gene encoding uracil phosphoribosyltransferase, with protein sequence MFVLTEKNSIANHFLSEMRNIETQKDRMRFRRNMERLGEIFAYEISKTLVYKNCEIDTPLGVSPINIMKDQPVLATILRAGLPFHQGFLNYFDHASSAFVSSYRKVRKKGDFIIKTEYISSQDLNNKILIISDPMLATGRSMVSSCKELLGDYKIKEMHIATIIASQEGIAHVKANLPHARLWIGAIDEELTSKAYIVPGLGDAGDLAFGEKI encoded by the coding sequence ATGTTCGTTTTAACAGAGAAAAATAGTATAGCCAATCATTTTCTCTCTGAGATGAGAAATATCGAAACTCAGAAAGATAGAATGCGTTTTCGTAGGAATATGGAACGTTTAGGCGAAATCTTTGCTTATGAGATTAGTAAAACCTTAGTTTACAAAAACTGCGAAATAGACACTCCTTTAGGAGTAAGCCCCATAAACATAATGAAAGATCAGCCAGTTTTAGCAACGATTTTACGAGCTGGTTTACCTTTTCATCAGGGGTTTCTTAACTATTTTGATCATGCGAGCAGTGCCTTTGTTTCTTCCTACAGAAAAGTGAGAAAGAAAGGCGATTTCATTATTAAAACCGAATATATCTCTTCTCAAGATTTAAATAATAAGATTCTTATTATCTCCGATCCGATGCTGGCAACGGGCAGAAGCATGGTTTCATCCTGTAAAGAGCTATTAGGTGATTATAAAATCAAAGAAATGCATATTGCTACTATAATTGCAAGCCAGGAAGGTATTGCTCATGTCAAGGCCAATTTGCCTCACGCGAGATTGTGGATAGGAGCAATAGATGAAGAGTTGACATCGAAGGCATATATTGTTCCTGGGTTAGGTGATGCCGGCGATTTAGCTTTTGGCGAAAAGATATAA
- a CDS encoding YjjG family noncanonical pyrimidine nucleotidase, with product MKLGYRHVFFDLDHTLWDFDKNAEETIVELYQTYRLADLGLLSADIFIETYTENNHKLWREYHLGNISKDELRATRFKKTFTELGIDEHKIPITFEEDYVRICPTKTNLFPNVHEVLGYLSEKYNLHLISNGFKESTEYKLKNTGIGDYFKNIIISEVVGVNKPHKAIFNHALGLANGVVDESIMIGDSIEADIRGAKSLGMDAIYFNPNNLAIPEDIKIHIKDLVELKHML from the coding sequence ATGAAATTAGGATACAGGCATGTGTTTTTCGATTTAGACCATACATTGTGGGATTTCGATAAAAATGCTGAAGAAACAATAGTTGAATTATACCAAACCTATCGCTTAGCCGATTTGGGGCTTCTCTCTGCAGATATTTTTATAGAGACTTATACTGAAAATAACCACAAATTGTGGCGCGAATATCATTTGGGAAATATCTCTAAAGACGAGTTAAGAGCAACACGTTTTAAAAAAACATTTACGGAATTAGGAATCGATGAACATAAAATACCAATAACTTTCGAAGAAGACTATGTCCGGATTTGTCCAACAAAGACCAATTTGTTTCCAAATGTCCATGAAGTGCTTGGCTACCTTTCTGAAAAATATAATCTGCATCTTATATCCAATGGATTTAAAGAATCTACGGAGTATAAATTGAAAAATACGGGAATTGGAGATTATTTTAAAAATATAATCATATCAGAAGTTGTTGGGGTAAATAAGCCGCATAAAGCAATTTTTAATCATGCTTTGGGACTCGCCAATGGAGTGGTAGATGAGAGCATAATGATTGGTGATAGTATAGAAGCTGATATCCGTGGAGCCAAAAGCCTGGGTATGGATGCTATTTATTTTAATCCTAATAATTTGGCAATTCCGGAAGATATAAAGATTCATATAAAGGATTTAGTTGAGCTAAAACATATGCTGTAA
- a CDS encoding UDP-2,3-diacylglucosamine diphosphatase, with translation MAKKELDVLVISDVHLGTYGCHAKELLNYLSSVAPKQIVLNGDIIDMWQFSKSYFPDTHVKILRKILKFVSEGIPVHYLTGNHDEVLRKFADSSMGNLHLANKLLLELEGKKAWFFHGDVFDVTMQHSKWLAKLGAIGYDSLILLNSLVNWFLVKMGKRKYSFSRKIKASVKEAVKFINKFEQTAADIAIEKGYDYVICGHIHHAEKREVQTALGIVTYLNSGDWVESLTALEYQNGNWSVYNYNSKDFQDQPEEEQENLKDKMDVVSLLHKLVHAV, from the coding sequence ATGGCTAAGAAAGAATTAGATGTTTTAGTGATATCAGATGTACATTTAGGAACGTACGGCTGTCACGCGAAAGAACTGCTTAATTATTTAAGTAGCGTTGCTCCAAAGCAGATTGTCTTAAATGGGGATATTATAGACATGTGGCAATTTAGCAAGTCTTATTTCCCCGATACCCATGTCAAAATTTTAAGAAAAATCTTGAAGTTCGTCTCAGAAGGCATTCCAGTTCATTACCTGACAGGAAACCATGACGAGGTTTTGCGAAAATTTGCAGATTCGAGTATGGGAAATCTGCATTTGGCTAATAAACTTTTGCTGGAATTGGAAGGGAAAAAAGCATGGTTTTTTCATGGAGATGTATTTGATGTTACCATGCAGCACTCAAAATGGCTGGCAAAATTAGGTGCAATTGGTTACGATTCATTGATCCTTTTAAATAGTTTGGTGAACTGGTTTTTAGTAAAAATGGGGAAACGGAAATATAGTTTCTCCCGAAAAATAAAAGCCAGCGTAAAAGAGGCCGTAAAATTTATCAATAAATTTGAGCAAACGGCAGCAGATATAGCTATTGAAAAAGGCTATGATTATGTTATTTGCGGACATATTCATCATGCGGAAAAAAGAGAAGTTCAAACTGCGTTAGGAATCGTAACTTATCTGAATTCCGGTGATTGGGTTGAAAGCCTTACCGCTTTAGAATATCAAAATGGCAATTGGAGTGTTTATAATTACAATTCGAAGGATTTTCAAGATCAACCTGAAGAAGAACAAGAAAATTTAAAAGACAAAATGGACGTAGTGAGCCTATTGCACAAACTCGTTCATGCAGTATAA
- a CDS encoding glycosyltransferase family protein produces the protein MKILYAIQGTGNGHVSRAKEIIPILQQHGELDILVSGTQADIELPQKLAYKFHGFSYIFGKNGGINYWKTFKQMDLIRFWKDMRSIPLEKYDLIINDFEPLTAWACKMRKKESVALSHQASFVSTKTPRPRKKRFLAEQILKYYAPATHHIGFHFKSYDEFIHTPVIRNEIRELNPTNKGHYTVYLPAVDDKFLLKYFHQIKDVQWEVFSKHQRTPYKYGNVWVRPIENETYNKSLEGCAGLLTGGGFEGPAEALYLGKKVLLVPMWDQFEQICNAEAANRLGVTVVEDLKKDFFEKLKNWVYHGEAIQLNFPDETSTIVSDIVSKFKK, from the coding sequence ATGAAAATACTTTATGCCATACAGGGAACCGGAAACGGACATGTAAGCAGAGCAAAAGAAATTATCCCCATTTTACAGCAGCATGGAGAATTGGATATTCTGGTTAGCGGAACGCAAGCCGATATTGAATTGCCACAAAAACTTGCCTATAAATTTCATGGATTCAGTTATATATTCGGTAAAAACGGTGGTATAAACTATTGGAAGACCTTTAAACAGATGGACCTGATTCGGTTTTGGAAAGATATGAGATCAATTCCATTGGAAAAATATGATTTAATAATTAATGATTTTGAACCGCTGACAGCATGGGCATGTAAAATGCGAAAAAAGGAAAGTGTGGCCCTAAGTCATCAGGCCTCCTTTGTTTCCACAAAAACTCCCAGACCTAGAAAGAAGCGTTTTTTAGCTGAGCAAATTTTAAAGTACTATGCTCCTGCAACTCATCATATAGGATTTCATTTTAAGAGTTATGATGAATTTATACATACGCCGGTAATCAGGAATGAAATTAGAGAACTTAATCCTACAAACAAAGGGCATTACACTGTTTATCTGCCTGCGGTTGACGATAAATTTTTATTAAAATATTTTCACCAAATAAAGGATGTTCAATGGGAAGTTTTTAGTAAACACCAAAGAACACCATATAAATATGGTAACGTTTGGGTTCGTCCGATTGAAAATGAAACCTATAATAAAAGTTTGGAAGGCTGTGCTGGCTTATTAACCGGAGGCGGATTTGAGGGGCCGGCAGAAGCGTTGTATTTAGGCAAAAAGGTTCTTTTAGTTCCGATGTGGGATCAGTTTGAGCAGATTTGTAATGCCGAGGCTGCCAACAGACTTGGAGTAACTGTTGTGGAAGATTTGAAAAAGGATTTTTTTGAAAAATTGAAAAACTGGGTATATCATGGTGAGGCCATACAGCTAAACTTTCCTGACGAAACAAGTACCATAGTTTCTGACATCGTTTCGAAGTTTAAGAAATAG
- a CDS encoding DUF6427 family protein has translation MLIIVPLSYQVYNMIQQFRSLNFLNVIVLFLIVYLLRIGLILDFPEGINTGFSETGNRLLLSYTDQSLLSPLANIFLAGIILFLQALIFNRILNEYNILGKPTFIPALIYVVVSSVFTPFLFLSPPLICNFLLLFLLFRILSSSKDGSQISTMFDLGMVIAIATIVYFPSVLFLLSLWVALIIFRPFNWREWVAVLIGYLVITFFLAVYYFWNDQLLHFIAIWKPLTEVLPVFVKVQPLDYIVLFPIAIAVILGTVQLRENFFKSYIHVRKTFIFLFNFFVIGVLAFYLKSDLRLNHFLICVIPMATILSYYFVVASKRWFYESLFFLIIVFVIYFQFV, from the coding sequence ATGCTTATTATTGTCCCTTTAAGTTATCAAGTCTACAACATGATTCAACAGTTTAGAAGTCTAAACTTTTTAAATGTAATTGTCCTTTTTCTTATAGTTTATTTGCTAAGGATAGGATTGATTCTTGACTTTCCCGAGGGAATCAATACCGGGTTTTCAGAAACAGGTAATAGGCTTTTGCTAAGCTATACCGACCAATCTCTTTTATCTCCACTTGCAAATATCTTTTTAGCCGGAATAATTCTGTTTTTACAGGCATTAATTTTCAACCGTATTCTAAATGAATATAATATTCTAGGGAAACCTACATTTATACCTGCATTGATTTACGTTGTGGTTTCATCGGTATTTACCCCGTTTCTTTTTCTTTCACCACCTTTAATCTGCAATTTCCTACTATTATTTCTGTTATTTCGAATTTTGTCATCGTCTAAAGATGGAAGTCAAATTTCAACGATGTTTGATCTGGGGATGGTCATCGCCATTGCAACCATTGTTTATTTTCCCTCGGTACTTTTTCTTTTATCACTTTGGGTTGCCTTAATTATCTTCAGACCATTCAATTGGAGAGAATGGGTTGCTGTTTTGATAGGTTATTTGGTGATAACCTTCTTTTTAGCAGTTTATTACTTTTGGAACGATCAGTTATTACACTTTATAGCAATTTGGAAACCATTAACTGAAGTTCTTCCGGTTTTTGTAAAAGTTCAGCCGCTGGATTATATTGTCCTCTTTCCGATCGCTATTGCTGTGATACTTGGAACTGTTCAGTTGCGTGAAAACTTTTTCAAAAGCTATATCCATGTTCGTAAGACATTTATATTCCTTTTTAATTTTTTTGTTATCGGGGTATTGGCATTTTATTTAAAGTCTGATCTCAGATTAAATCATTTCCTGATTTGTGTGATCCCTATGGCAACTATTCTCTCGTATTACTTTGTGGTGGCCAGCAAAAGGTGGTTTTACGAATCGCTGTTCTTTTTAATCATTGTTTTCGTTATCTATTTTCAGTTTGTGTAG
- a CDS encoding type III pantothenate kinase — translation MANLIVDIGNTFTKILVFSGNQIVFSDRKETFSISELESTVEKFRINQVIISSVRSDADFGGLRHISNAVVIQFNNNTPVPISNLYETPETLGVDRLAGVIGAKEIFPDKAVLAIDFGSCITFDFIDEKGVYYGGSISPGLKMRFKAMHHFTGKLPEVDDAKSTKDFSATFGKNTKESLQAGVVNGILFEIEGYIKKYNEISGDLKVILCGGDSSFFDSRLKNSIFAHQILVEPNLVPIGLNTVVKYQYDQTN, via the coding sequence ATGGCAAATCTGATAGTAGATATAGGAAATACATTCACAAAAATTTTGGTTTTTTCAGGAAATCAAATCGTTTTTAGTGATAGAAAGGAAACCTTTTCTATTTCAGAGCTGGAAAGCACAGTTGAAAAATTCAGGATAAATCAAGTTATTATATCGTCTGTAAGGAGCGATGCCGATTTTGGTGGACTCCGGCATATTTCTAATGCGGTCGTAATACAATTCAACAACAATACGCCCGTACCCATTTCGAATCTGTACGAAACCCCCGAGACATTGGGAGTTGACCGATTGGCAGGGGTAATCGGTGCAAAAGAGATTTTTCCTGATAAAGCAGTTTTAGCGATAGATTTTGGAAGTTGTATTACTTTTGATTTTATTGATGAAAAAGGAGTGTATTATGGCGGTTCGATTTCTCCAGGTTTAAAAATGCGTTTCAAGGCAATGCATCATTTTACTGGAAAGCTTCCCGAAGTTGATGATGCAAAGTCTACGAAAGACTTCAGTGCTACATTCGGTAAAAACACAAAAGAGTCTTTACAAGCCGGAGTGGTGAATGGCATTTTATTTGAAATAGAGGGCTATATTAAAAAATATAACGAAATAAGTGGCGATTTAAAGGTGATTCTTTGCGGAGGAGACTCATCATTTTTTGATAGTAGATTGAAAAATAGCATCTTTGCGCACCAAATCCTTGTAGAACCCAATTTGGTTCCAATAGGACTAAATACAGTTGTAAAATATCAGTATGATCAAACAAACTAA